GATAGCGATGCCGTCCTTGGCGAGCACGTGCTCCACGAGACCGCTGGCTATTTCTTCAGCGGTAAGCTCGCGGGAAGCGGCGCCGATATCAGCCGTGCCGTCCTGGGCGGACTTGACGCCCACGCCGGAACCGCCGCCCTGGATGATGACGGTAATATCAGGGTATTTAGCCATGAAAGCGGCGGCCACCTCTTCAGCCAGCGGCTGCACGGTAGTCGAACCCGCTTCAGTGATGGTGCCTTTCATTTCCACGGTGGGGCCGACTGCAATATAGCCTTCGGATTCCACCATGGCCTGTCCCTTATAGCTCAAGCAGTAATCAATGAACTGTTTTACGATGCCGGTGGGCTGGGAACCGGTGAGGAAGAGCAGCGGACGCACGATGGGGTATACACCGCTCTTGGCGTTAGCCACCGTGGCGGCAATGCTTTCCACGCTGAACGCCTTGACCGAGGAATCAAGGTAACCGAAGGAGAGGAAGCCGATGGCATCCGCATCCCCGGCGACGGTCGTCCTCAGAGCGCCGTTGGAGGGCTGAAGGATAGCGTTGGCCACGATGACCGGGCCGTTCTTACCCATGACCATTTCTTCAAAGGCGGCCCTGGTGCCGGAACCCTCTTCACGGGCGACGACGTGGATAGTCTTATTAGCGCCGCCGACCTGGCTCCAGTTGGTGATGGCGCCGCTGAAGATGTCTTTTATCTGGGCGACGGTAAGGTTGGTTATGGTCTGGGAAGGATGGGCGATGATAGCAATGCCGTCCTTGGCCAGGACGAACTCCACAAGACCGCTGGCTATTTCTTCAGCGGTAAGCTCGCGGGAAGCGGCGCCGATATCAGCCGTGCCGTCCTGAGCGGACTTGACGCCCACGCCGGAGCCGCCGCCCTGGATGATGACGGTAATATCAGGATAATCTTCACTGAAAGCAGCCGCCAGTTTTTCCGCCAGGGGCTGTACCGTGGTCGAGCCGGCTTCGGTAATCTGGCCGGAAGGCGTACCGGTGGTAGGGGGTGGGGTAGTAGTCTGCATTGGCGTAGTGGAGGCGGGCGGAGTGGTGGTGGTTGAAGGCGTGGTAGAGGCGGGCTGGTGACTCGCGGTGGTTGTAGGACTTGTATTATTGCATCCGGTAAATGCCAGGACGATGACGAGCAGCATAGATACCGATAATACCAGCCATTTGAATTTTTTCACTTTTTCTCCTTTTTATAATTTAATGATTTATATAATGTTTTCACGTTTGTTACATTTAAGCCTCCCCTGCAAGAATCATTAAAATAATCCATTCAGTTAAAATTATGTATGGTTGAGATTAAGAGGATGTTTTGACTTTGTAAAGTTCCGGTAAAACTTAATTTAAGGTTTTGTTAAGAGCGGGAAAATGCGGAATCGCGGCGGGGTGGGGAGAAATGGCGGGGAAAAATAAAAAGGGCGGATTGGCGTCCGCCCTTAAATATGGATATCCAGGGAGCTAAGTATTACCGGTCTACAGGAATGGGAATATAGTCACTAATATCAGGTCAACGTATCCGGCGCCAGGACATCGCTGCTTTGCCAGAACACCTCGATATTCCTGATAGCAGCAAAAGCCTTGACCACGGCGGGGTCGAACTGGGAGCCCGCTTTGAGTTCCAGCTCCCCCAGGGCAATCCGGTGGCTGGCCGCCCGGCGGTAAGGCCGGTCCGAGGTCATGGCGTCATAGGTATCCGCTACCGAAAGTATCCGCGAGCCAAGGGGAATCCGCGCGCCTTGCAGCCCGTCCGGATAGCCGCGGCCGTCATAGCGTTCATGGTGGTGACGCACCATGAGGGAAAGAGCCTCGTTTTCCATAATCGGCTTGAGGATGCGCTCCCCTACCACGCTGTGCGAGCTGATATGCCGGTATTCGTCTTCAGTCAGCTCTTTATTCTTGTTCAGGACCAGCTCCCGGACGCCGATTTTGCCGATGTCATGCACCAGACCGGCGAACCTGACCTGCTCAACCATGTCCTTGCCCAGCCCCATCTCCACGGCGATGGCGGCGGCCACCCCGGCCACCCGCTGGGAATGACCGCTGGTATAGATATCCTTGGCTTCCAGGGCAAAAACCAGCGAGGTAATGGAGTTGAGCAGATTGTTGCGGATCCTGGCCGTCTGCTCTTTGACCTTCTGCTCCAACTGCTCCCGGTAATGGCGGTTTTCCACCAGCAGGCTTCTTTTTTCCAGGGCGCGCTTGACACTGAGCAGCAGCACCTCCATATCCACCGGTTTCACCAGGTAATCATAAGCGCCGCTCTTCATCATCTTGACCACGGTGCCGACATCCGCCATGGCGGTGACCATGATAACCGCCGTTTCCGGGTAACGCGCGGTAATCTCTTTGAGAGCCTCTTCACCGGACATGCAGGGCATCTTGGAGTCCAGCAGTACCAGGGGGAAGCTGTACTGAGAAAACGCCTGCAAGGCGCTACAGCCGTCACCGAAGGCGGAACAACGGTAGCCGTCCGTCGTCAACATGCGGGACAGAATATCCCGTATGTATTCCTCATCGTCGATTATCATGATGCGTTCTTTTTCAGGTTCCTGCATTTGAGCGCCTCCCAGCAAAACCCGTGCCCGGGTAAATATTACGCGGCTAACACGCCCGGTTAATCATTGCTCAGATAGCCCTCGTTGACGACAATTTTCTGGCCGTCACCGCTCAGGCTGAACTCAATAAAAGCCTTGACGATGCCTTCCGGGGCGTCCTTGGTGAGAAAGTAAAGCGGCCTCACGATGGGATAGAGGTGGGATTTACAGTTGGCCACGGTACATGCCACGCCATCGATAGACAGGGCTTTGGTGGTGTTATCGATATAGCCCAGGGAGAGGTAGCCGATAGCCGAAGGCGTGGTGGAGACCTGCGCCCGGACGGCGCCGTTGGAAGGCTCGAAAAGGGCTTTATCCGTTATCTGGGATTCGCCCATGACCATTTCCTCGAAACAGGCGCGGGTGCCGGAGCCGCCTTCGCGGCTGACAATAGTAATTTCACTATCGCTGCCGCCCAGCTCCCGCCAGTTCTTGATTTCACCGGAGAATATTTTTATCACCTGTTCCCGCGTCAGACCATTCACCGGGTTGTTGGGGTGAACAATAACGGCAATCCCGTCATGGCCGATGAGATGCGTTATCAGTTCCGGCTCTTCCGCTTTAATGTTGCGGGAGGCAGCGCCCAAATCCACCGAGCCCTCCGCCGCTTTCCTGATGCCCTCACTGGAGCCGCCGCCCTGGATGATGATGTTCACATCCGGATTGCGGTTCATGAACTCCTGGGCCAGTTTTTCCGCCACCGGCTGCACCGTGGTGGAGCCGGCTTCATTGATGGTGCCGATAAGCCGGGTTTTCTGGCAGCCGCCGGCGCCCAGTAAACAGACGGCGCCAACCACCAGCACCAGCAACCATCTCAAACAGCTTTTCTTCATCTTGCTCCTTTTAAAATCAGTTCTTCCTGTCCGCCAGGCATTTTTCAATGTTGCTCAGCAGTTCATGGTAGCTGAACGGCTTGTTGAGAAACGGACGGCCCGTGGTCTGGAGGTACTGGTTGGTGGAGGAGGTAACCGTATCCCCGGTGACGAAAATGATCTTGCTGACGTATTCCGGGTGATGGTTCTTAATATATTCGAAGATATCTTTGCCGCTCATGTCCGGCATTTTCATATCCACGATGCAGAGGTCATAGCCGTTCCTGGCGATTTCCGAAAGCCCGGTCCGCCCGTCACCGGCGGCGGTGGTGGTATAGCCCCGGGCGGCCAGGATGCGCTGAATCACTTCCCTGATGCCCGGCTCGTCATCAATAATCAGGATCCGGCCACGGTGCTGTACATCTTCCGGCGGCTCGGTCACCACCATGGATTTTTCTATCGGCAGGGGCGGGGCGGTTTCAGCCACCGGCAGCTCGATGTAGAAGCTGGTGCCCTTGCCTTCGACCGACTCCGCATAAAGCTTCCCGCCATGCTCCGAAATAATACCGTGGCAAATACTCAGTCCCAGGCCGGTGCCCTTGTTGACGTCCTTGGTCGTGAAGAAGGGGTCGAAGATACGGCTCATATTCTCCGGCTTGATGCCGCAGCCGTTATCGCTGATGGTGATGCGCACGAAAGGCAGGCTGGCCGAGGTGCTCACGGTAATGCCGCCTTTGCACCTGACCTCGGCGATGGCATGCTCGGCGTTGATGACGATATTCAAAATCGTCTGCTGAATCTGGTGGTAGTCCGCCATGACCGGCGGCAGGTTTTCCCCCAGGTCCAGCGTCACGGTAATATCGCTGGTCTTGTGCTCGTAAGCGCGCAGCTCCAGCGTCTGTTTAACCAGGTCGTTAATAGAGTGGGCGGACTTGTCCGGCTTGTGCTGGCGGGCAAAGCTCAGGAGGTTCTGCACTATCTTGGCCGCCCGCTGGCTTTCCTTGTATATCTTATCCAGGTCTGCTTTAACGTCCGGCGGCACCGTCCGGTTGGCCGAAAGCAGCTGGGCGTAACCGATGATGCTGGTAAGCGGGTTATTCACTTCATGCGCCACGCCGGAAGCCAGCTCACCTATAGACGCCAGCTTGGAGGTCTGCAAGAGCTGTTCTTCCTGCCGCTTGCGGTCGGTGATATCCGTGGTCACCGAAAGGACGCAATCCACGCCGCCTATTTTCAGCGTTTCCGCGGAATAGAGCATGGTACGGATGGCGCCGGATTTCATGCGGAAGCGGCATTCTTCTTTAAGCACCCGGCCCTTAGTCTTCAGTTTTTTCATGATTGTTTCACGGGCATTGGCTTCATCCCAGCGGTTAATATCAATAACCTTCCGGCCGATGATGTTGTCCCGTGTATAGCCGGTGACGCGGGTATAGGCATCGTTGATTTCAATGTACTTGCCTTCTTCCAGCGTGGTGATGGCCATGCAGTCCGGGCTGGCACGGAAAGCCTTGGAGAACTTTTCCTCCGATTCCCGCAGGGCTTCCTCCACCTTGACCAGTCCGGAAACGTCACGCGCCACCCCCCGGAACCCCACGATGCTGCCGTCACTTTCCAGCATGGGGTAAATAGACATGCCGATATGGCACCTAGAACCGTCACGGTGCGTGGTCTGCCAGGAAAGCCACTTGACCGGCTCGTGTTCCAAACGGATGTGCGTTAGAATCCCGTTAAGGTGGTTGTCAAAAGTCTCGTTAATATAGTCCCGCAGCCGGCGGCCAATCATCTCCTCATGGGAATAGCCGAGGCACTGGCAAAGGGCATCATTTACCACGGTGAATTGTCCCTGCAAGTCCAGCTCAAAATAGCCTTCCTCGATGCTTTCCAGGATGCTGCGGTACCTTTTTTCACTGAGGCGCAGGTCATTCAGCGAGCCTTCCAGCCGCTCCAGCATCTGGTCGATAGTCCCGCTCAAATCCGCGAACTCGTCATGGCCGGGCAGGTTAATGCGGGCGTTGGTGCCCTGGGAAAGGTCTATTTTGCTGACGCGCCAGCGCAGGTAGCTCAGCCGGGAAAGGACCTGTTTTTCCAGTAGCAGCATGATAATGATGGTAAAAATCGCCCCCACGATAATCACGGTGTAGGTAAAATAGTGGGACGTGGTGATGCCCTGGAGGTGTATGGTGCGGGGCTCGTCAACTTTAAGGATAAGGCCGGGATTGCCGTGAATATCATTAAGCAGGGTGTAGCCGGCCACGTAATCGTCGTTCAGGGGGGATACGGCTATCGGCAGGCCGGTATCCAGCTGTACCGCCGCTTTCACGACATCGTCGGGCAGGGTGTTGTCCGTAAACGGATAGATGTTCAGGTGGTAAAGGAAGGTGCTGTCCGCGATGTTTTTAATCCGGGTGGAGTCCAGGTAATGCCCGATAATCAGCGTGCCCTGGTTGGGTCCCCGACCCTGGCTGGTCAATATGGGATAGGAAGCGATAACGGCCGGGCTTTCCGGCAGCATGACGATGCCGGAATAGGTGATGTTATCTTCGCCGGTGTGAAAAACAGGCAACTCGCCGGTAATTTCCTCCTGGCTCAGGCTGGCTTCCAGCGGGACTTCTTTATTACTGCCTACATCAAACCCCTTGCTGT
This is a stretch of genomic DNA from Dehalococcoidales bacterium. It encodes these proteins:
- a CDS encoding phosphate ABC transporter substrate-binding protein is translated as MKKFKWLVLSVSMLLVIVLAFTGCNNTSPTTTASHQPASTTPSTTTTPPASTTPMQTTTPPPTTGTPSGQITEAGSTTVQPLAEKLAAAFSEDYPDITVIIQGGGSGVGVKSAQDGTADIGAASRELTAEEIASGLVEFVLAKDGIAIIAHPSQTITNLTVAQIKDIFSGAITNWSQVGGANKTIHVVAREEGSGTRAAFEEMVMGKNGPVIVANAILQPSNGALRTTVAGDADAIGFLSFGYLDSSVKAFSVESIAATVANAKSGVYPIVRPLLFLTGSQPTGIVKQFIDYCLSYKGQAMVESEGYIAVGPTVEMKGTITEAGSTTVQPLAEEVAAAFMAKYPDITVIIQGGGSGVGVKSAQDGTADIGAASRELTAEEIASGLVEHVLAKDGIAIIAHPSQTITNLTVAQIKDIFSGAITNWSQVGGANKTIHVVAREEGSGTRAAFEEMVMGKNGPVIVANAILQPSNGALRTTVAGDSDAIGFLSFGYLDSSVKAFSVEGIAATVANAKSGVYPIVRPLLFLTGSQPTGIVKEFIDFFLSPEGQAIVAQDYITVN
- a CDS encoding PAS domain S-box protein, coding for MSVRKKTLMIILSTLACLTVAIFAVSQIIIAGSYNNLEAQKTRENVRRAQSAIYDQITILDSVARDLARRDDTFRFIQTPGGDYIDSTLHDRFFSDFSINFVLFLNKSGELVYSKGFDVGSNKEVPLEASLSQEEITGELPVFHTGEDNITYSGIVMLPESPAVIASYPILTSQGRGPNQGTLIIGHYLDSTRIKNIADSTFLYHLNIYPFTDNTLPDDVVKAAVQLDTGLPIAVSPLNDDYVAGYTLLNDIHGNPGLILKVDEPRTIHLQGITTSHYFTYTVIIVGAIFTIIIMLLLEKQVLSRLSYLRWRVSKIDLSQGTNARINLPGHDEFADLSGTIDQMLERLEGSLNDLRLSEKRYRSILESIEEGYFELDLQGQFTVVNDALCQCLGYSHEEMIGRRLRDYINETFDNHLNGILTHIRLEHEPVKWLSWQTTHRDGSRCHIGMSIYPMLESDGSIVGFRGVARDVSGLVKVEEALRESEEKFSKAFRASPDCMAITTLEEGKYIEINDAYTRVTGYTRDNIIGRKVIDINRWDEANARETIMKKLKTKGRVLKEECRFRMKSGAIRTMLYSAETLKIGGVDCVLSVTTDITDRKRQEEQLLQTSKLASIGELASGVAHEVNNPLTSIIGYAQLLSANRTVPPDVKADLDKIYKESQRAAKIVQNLLSFARQHKPDKSAHSINDLVKQTLELRAYEHKTSDITVTLDLGENLPPVMADYHQIQQTILNIVINAEHAIAEVRCKGGITVSTSASLPFVRITISDNGCGIKPENMSRIFDPFFTTKDVNKGTGLGLSICHGIISEHGGKLYAESVEGKGTSFYIELPVAETAPPLPIEKSMVVTEPPEDVQHRGRILIIDDEPGIREVIQRILAARGYTTTAAGDGRTGLSEIARNGYDLCIVDMKMPDMSGKDIFEYIKNHHPEYVSKIIFVTGDTVTSSTNQYLQTTGRPFLNKPFSYHELLSNIEKCLADRKN
- a CDS encoding HD domain-containing phosphohydrolase, producing MQEPEKERIMIIDDEEYIRDILSRMLTTDGYRCSAFGDGCSALQAFSQYSFPLVLLDSKMPCMSGEEALKEITARYPETAVIMVTAMADVGTVVKMMKSGAYDYLVKPVDMEVLLLSVKRALEKRSLLVENRHYREQLEQKVKEQTARIRNNLLNSITSLVFALEAKDIYTSGHSQRVAGVAAAIAVEMGLGKDMVEQVRFAGLVHDIGKIGVRELVLNKNKELTEDEYRHISSHSVVGERILKPIMENEALSLMVRHHHERYDGRGYPDGLQGARIPLGSRILSVADTYDAMTSDRPYRRAASHRIALGELELKAGSQFDPAVVKAFAAIRNIEVFWQSSDVLAPDTLT
- a CDS encoding phosphate ABC transporter substrate-binding protein — encoded protein: MKKSCLRWLLVLVVGAVCLLGAGGCQKTRLIGTINEAGSTTVQPVAEKLAQEFMNRNPDVNIIIQGGGSSEGIRKAAEGSVDLGAASRNIKAEEPELITHLIGHDGIAVIVHPNNPVNGLTREQVIKIFSGEIKNWRELGGSDSEITIVSREGGSGTRACFEEMVMGESQITDKALFEPSNGAVRAQVSTTPSAIGYLSLGYIDNTTKALSIDGVACTVANCKSHLYPIVRPLYFLTKDAPEGIVKAFIEFSLSGDGQKIVVNEGYLSND